A single region of the Acinetobacter sp. WCHA45 genome encodes:
- a CDS encoding AmpG family muropeptide MFS transporter: protein MTTQATGWASAFKAFLDRRALIMLFLGFSAGIPILLIFSSLSLWLGEAGIDKSAVTFFSWAALGYSFKFVWAPLIDELPVPLLTKSLGRRRAWLLIAQSLIICAICIMAFSDPALGQSYLIQMAVGAVLLGFSAATQDIVIDAYRIELAESEMQTVLASTYNAGYRIGMIVAGAGALFLAAYLGTAKGNYIYEAWKYTYLTMAAVMVVGIITTLCIREPQVNRVYKHYKTTDYYRLVFVFFIAVATFVVSYIYSGNVTDATAKAANIKDTAALFGLEALRFLTATATALLVGFGLVKIGVVNQQMAKETWVAPVLEFFKRYGIKLALVLLLLIGFFRISDIIAGVISNVFYQDLNFSKEQIAEAVKIYGVVFSLVGGFLGGLLAQRMNIMKLMFVGAVLASSTNLIFIGLVKSGKPLAPVEVQVGNKHYQVQTDDVGYWKLQVPNDVLAKTNSVQVSTQYQNQSDTNVTLAIPYLVNAQHAQIQLLPIGGDDQLTEKELKQSLVVKGQLAGLKNEDLNQDKPVILKLDNQEFAAKLDDKGIFTGAVDGKLLQASPTKTIKAFVNFKNNSASKLFATRSYRINTASHVETTLDVDIQPIAAVDPSQSGTIELSGKVIKGYSSLWLYFAIIVDNLASGLAGAAFIAFLSSLTSVSFTAVQYAIFSSLMTLTPKLLGGYSGTIVSNIGYPNFFLMTTLIGIPILILVVWVAKLLRDHENRTTQQTGE, encoded by the coding sequence ATGACAACTCAAGCTACTGGGTGGGCATCCGCATTTAAAGCTTTTTTAGATCGCCGTGCACTGATTATGCTATTTCTTGGTTTCTCGGCAGGGATACCCATTTTATTGATTTTTTCCAGTTTATCGCTGTGGCTTGGTGAAGCAGGAATTGATAAAAGTGCTGTGACATTTTTTAGTTGGGCGGCATTAGGCTACTCTTTTAAATTCGTTTGGGCACCGTTGATTGATGAATTGCCTGTTCCATTATTAACGAAAAGTTTAGGCCGTCGCCGTGCTTGGTTGTTGATTGCACAGTCTTTGATTATATGTGCAATTTGTATCATGGCATTTTCCGACCCAGCACTTGGACAAAGCTATTTAATTCAAATGGCAGTTGGTGCCGTTTTATTAGGATTCTCGGCAGCGACTCAAGATATTGTCATCGATGCTTATCGTATTGAACTTGCTGAAAGTGAGATGCAAACGGTTTTAGCTTCAACTTACAACGCAGGTTATCGTATTGGGATGATCGTTGCAGGTGCAGGGGCTTTATTTCTTGCTGCTTATTTAGGTACAGCTAAAGGCAATTATATCTATGAAGCATGGAAATATACTTATCTCACCATGGCAGCAGTCATGGTGGTTGGTATTATTACAACTTTATGCATTCGTGAACCTCAAGTAAATCGTGTTTATAAACATTATAAAACTACAGATTACTATCGCTTAGTCTTTGTATTCTTTATTGCTGTTGCAACTTTTGTTGTCAGTTATATTTACTCTGGGAATGTAACAGATGCTACCGCTAAAGCCGCAAATATTAAAGACACCGCAGCTTTATTTGGTTTAGAAGCCCTACGCTTTTTAACTGCTACAGCCACAGCTTTATTGGTTGGTTTTGGTTTAGTTAAAATTGGCGTCGTGAATCAACAAATGGCAAAAGAAACTTGGGTTGCCCCAGTTTTAGAATTCTTCAAACGTTACGGTATTAAACTTGCCTTAGTGCTTTTGCTGCTGATTGGTTTTTTCCGCATCTCAGACATCATTGCAGGAGTGATTTCCAATGTGTTCTATCAAGATCTAAATTTCAGTAAAGAACAAATTGCTGAGGCTGTGAAAATCTATGGTGTGGTCTTTAGTTTAGTTGGTGGTTTTCTCGGTGGTTTGTTAGCGCAACGCATGAACATTATGAAACTGATGTTCGTGGGCGCAGTGTTGGCCAGTTCAACCAATTTAATTTTTATCGGCTTGGTCAAATCAGGTAAACCACTTGCCCCAGTAGAGGTTCAAGTCGGAAATAAACATTATCAAGTGCAAACCGATGATGTTGGATATTGGAAATTACAAGTGCCGAATGACGTCTTGGCAAAAACAAATTCGGTACAGGTAAGTACTCAGTACCAAAATCAGAGCGATACCAATGTAACTCTTGCAATACCATATTTAGTAAATGCCCAGCACGCTCAGATTCAATTATTACCTATCGGTGGTGATGATCAATTAACGGAAAAAGAATTGAAGCAAAGTCTAGTCGTTAAAGGGCAATTAGCAGGGCTTAAAAATGAAGATTTAAATCAGGATAAGCCTGTTATTCTTAAATTAGATAATCAAGAGTTTGCTGCGAAACTGGATGATAAAGGTATATTTACTGGTGCTGTAGATGGAAAGCTATTACAAGCATCTCCCACTAAAACCATTAAAGCTTTTGTTAATTTCAAAAATAATAGTGCAAGCAAGTTATTTGCAACAAGATCATATCGTATTAATACTGCATCACATGTTGAAACCACACTCGATGTCGATATTCAGCCAATTGCTGCGGTCGATCCAAGTCAGTCAGGCACAATAGAACTTTCTGGCAAAGTGATAAAAGGCTATAGTTCATTGTGGCTCTATTTTGCCATTATTGTAGATAATTTAGCTTCAGGTTTGGCAGGTGCTGCATTTATTGCCTTTTTATCTAGCTTAACCAGCGTATCATTTACCGCAGTTCAATATGCAATTTTCAGTTCATTAATGACTTTAACACCCAAATTATTGGGTGGTTATTCAGGAACGATTGTGAGTAATATTGGCTACCCAAATTTCTTTTTAATGACGACTTTAATTGGAATTCCAATTTTGATTCTTGTGGTTTGGGTTGCGAAACTATTGCGTGACCATGAAAACCGAACAACTCAACAGACAGGTGAATAA
- the gloA gene encoding lactoylglutathione lyase, whose product MRMLHTMLRVGNLEQSLKFYTEVLGMKLLRQRDYEEGRFTLAFVGYGDEENNTVLELTHNWDTASYDLGNAYGHIAIGVDDAYKACEEIKARGGKVVREAGPMKGGVTVIAFVEDPDGYKVELIQQDQNARNN is encoded by the coding sequence ATGCGCATGTTACATACGATGTTACGAGTAGGTAATTTAGAACAATCTTTAAAGTTCTACACTGAGGTACTTGGTATGAAATTACTACGCCAACGTGATTATGAAGAGGGGCGTTTTACCTTGGCTTTTGTGGGCTATGGTGATGAAGAAAACAATACTGTGCTTGAGCTGACTCATAACTGGGATACAGCTAGCTATGATTTAGGCAATGCCTATGGTCATATCGCGATTGGCGTAGATGATGCTTATAAAGCATGTGAAGAAATCAAAGCACGTGGTGGAAAAGTAGTACGTGAAGCCGGCCCAATGAAAGGTGGTGTCACGGTGATCGCTTTTGTTGAAGATCCAGATGGCTATAAGGTTGAATTGATTCAACAGGATCAAAATGCACGTAATAATTAA
- a CDS encoding bile acid:sodium symporter family protein: MLKFLALDRFTILLIAMVVLATFFPVSGQVAHYFNILTTVAIAILFFLHGAKLSREAVIQGMLHWKMHALVFAFTFLIFPVIGLLAKPVLEPLLGQQLYWGFLFMCFLPSTVQSSIAFTSIAKGNVAGAVCSASFSNIIGMFITPILVSYFILGQSQHGFDPTQSIVQITLLLLVPFVLGQLLRPYVFPYMIKLPSLVKAFDQGSILMVVYGAFSSAVVAGLWHQISGLALLYLVLACSVLLTIVMLLASYLPKWLGFNHADQVTIFFCSSKKTLASGVPMAQILFIGQPLGMIVLPIMIFHQIQLMVCGVIANRWSKSKQE, translated from the coding sequence ATGTTAAAGTTCTTGGCGCTAGATCGTTTCACAATATTATTGATAGCAATGGTAGTACTAGCGACTTTTTTCCCAGTTTCGGGACAGGTTGCGCATTACTTTAATATCCTAACGACAGTTGCGATTGCTATATTATTTTTTTTACATGGCGCCAAGTTGTCACGTGAAGCCGTTATACAGGGAATGCTGCATTGGAAAATGCATGCATTGGTTTTTGCTTTTACTTTTTTGATTTTTCCTGTAATTGGGCTTTTAGCTAAACCTGTTTTGGAGCCGCTTCTTGGGCAACAGTTGTACTGGGGCTTTTTATTTATGTGCTTCTTACCCTCAACAGTACAATCTTCAATTGCATTTACGTCGATTGCAAAAGGGAATGTTGCAGGGGCAGTTTGTAGTGCATCTTTCTCCAATATCATTGGGATGTTTATTACGCCAATCTTAGTGAGTTATTTTATCTTAGGCCAAAGCCAACATGGCTTTGATCCTACGCAATCGATTGTTCAAATTACCTTGTTACTATTGGTTCCCTTTGTTTTAGGTCAGTTACTTCGCCCTTATGTTTTTCCTTATATGATCAAATTACCAAGTTTAGTGAAAGCTTTCGATCAAGGATCAATCTTAATGGTAGTTTACGGTGCCTTTAGCAGTGCTGTAGTTGCAGGCTTATGGCATCAAATCAGTGGATTAGCTTTGCTGTATTTAGTACTTGCATGCTCAGTTTTGCTTACTATTGTAATGTTGCTTGCTTCGTATTTACCAAAATGGTTAGGGTTTAATCATGCAGATCAAGTTACTATTTTCTTTTGTAGCTCTAAAAAAACGCTAGCGAGTGGCGTGCCAATGGCGCAAATTCTGTTTATTGGTCAGCCTTTAGGTATGATTGTATTGCCGATTATGATTTTTCATCAAATCCAATTAATGGTCTGTGGTGTAATTGCGAATCGTTGGTCAAAATCAAAACAAGAATAG
- the rpmE gene encoding 50S ribosomal protein L31 produces the protein MRADIHPKYEKLVATCSCGNVIETRSALGKETLYLDVCSACHPFYTGKQKNVDTGGRIDKFKQRFSGMSRSIKR, from the coding sequence ATGCGCGCCGATATTCACCCTAAATACGAAAAATTAGTTGCTACTTGCTCATGCGGTAACGTAATCGAAACTCGTTCTGCACTTGGTAAAGAAACTCTTTATCTTGACGTATGTTCAGCTTGCCACCCATTCTATACTGGTAAACAAAAGAATGTGGATACTGGTGGTCGTATCGACAAATTCAAACAACGTTTCTCTGGTATGTCACGTTCTATCAAACGTTAA